The genomic region ACTGGGGGGAGGTCGACGAGGCCGACGCCCGGGCCGTGCTCGAGGCCTCGGTCGAGGCCGGGGTCACGTTCCTCGACACCGCCGACGTGTACGGCGACGGGCGCAGCGAGCAGATCATCGGCCGGTTCCTGCGCGACCACCCCGGTCTCACCGTGGCCACCAAGATGGGCCGGCGCGCCGAGCAGGTGCCGCAGAGCTACACGCTGGCGAACTTCCGGGACTGGACCGACCGCTCGCGGCGCAACCTCGGCGTGGAGACCCTCGACCTCGTGCAGCTGCACTGCCCGCCCAGCGCCACCATCGACGACGACGCCACCTACGACGCCCTGGACACCCTCGTCGAGGAGGGCGCGGTCGCGGCGTACGGCGTGAGCGTCGAGACCGCCGACCAGGCGCTGAGCGCCCTGGCCCGACCGCACGTCGCCACCATCCAGATCATCCTCAACGCGTTCCGGCTCAAGCCGCTGGAGCGGGTGCTTCCCGCCGCCGCGGACTCCGGGGTGGGCATCATCGCCCGGGTGCCGCTGGCCTCGGGCCTGCTCGCCGGCCGCTACGACGAGCAGACCCGGTTCGCCGCCGACGACCACCGCTCGTTCAACCGCGACGGCAGCGCCTTCGACGTGGGGGAGACCTTCTCCGGCGTGCCGTACGACGACGGCGTCGCGGCCGCCCGCGCGTTCAGCGCGCTGGTGCGCGAGCACGGTCCGGCCGGGGCGGCGCCGGCCCAGGTCGCCCTCGCCTGGGTGGCCCAGCAGCCCGGCGTCAGCACCGTGATCCCGGGCGCGCGCAACCCCG from Nocardioides pantholopis harbors:
- a CDS encoding aldo/keto reductase, with translation MDSRTLGRTGRDVSALGLGTWQLGADWGEVDEADARAVLEASVEAGVTFLDTADVYGDGRSEQIIGRFLRDHPGLTVATKMGRRAEQVPQSYTLANFRDWTDRSRRNLGVETLDLVQLHCPPSATIDDDATYDALDTLVEEGAVAAYGVSVETADQALSALARPHVATIQIILNAFRLKPLERVLPAAADSGVGIIARVPLASGLLAGRYDEQTRFAADDHRSFNRDGSAFDVGETFSGVPYDDGVAAARAFSALVREHGPAGAAPAQVALAWVAQQPGVSTVIPGARNPEQARANAAAGDLPPLSPALLDGVRAIYEERIRSAVHDRW